One window of Pectobacterium carotovorum genomic DNA carries:
- a CDS encoding efflux RND transporter periplasmic adaptor subunit → MMVSRFAFCLLSAVFLSGCDGADDAPVPPPVRPVKTQLVMPAMNREPVSLTGEIRPHEETVLGFRLDGRVLNRLVDVGASVKRGDVIATLDARDSENQLRSAQADLASAASAERLAKSNFSRMKVLAPGGAIARVQLDEAQANWDAAVSRRESAQAIVKGAQERLSYTQLTAAQDGVITTVSVNPGQVVSAGQEVVRLASLDGRDAVFDVPERLVNPSLPSRVIRVSLLSEPSVQAEGRVRDISPQADPVTRTFRVRVTLTSPPAAMVLGASVNGAIQQSDTAVIELPASALTRQGDKPAVYVVNVETQTVRLQPVTIARYSDTAIFVAEGLKQGDRVVTAGVSKLRPDEKIRLDEEGRR, encoded by the coding sequence ATGATGGTTAGCCGTTTTGCCTTCTGTCTGCTGTCAGCCGTGTTCCTGAGCGGCTGCGACGGTGCTGATGATGCGCCCGTGCCTCCGCCTGTCAGGCCGGTGAAAACGCAGCTCGTCATGCCGGCGATGAATCGTGAACCTGTGTCGTTGACGGGAGAGATTCGTCCGCACGAAGAAACGGTACTGGGTTTCCGTCTGGATGGACGCGTGCTTAATCGTCTGGTGGATGTCGGTGCATCCGTGAAGCGCGGCGATGTGATTGCGACGCTCGACGCGCGCGACAGCGAAAACCAGTTGCGCAGCGCACAGGCGGATTTAGCCAGCGCAGCCTCGGCAGAACGGTTGGCGAAAAGCAATTTCTCCCGTATGAAGGTGCTGGCACCGGGTGGGGCAATTGCGCGGGTACAGCTTGATGAAGCACAGGCAAACTGGGATGCCGCTGTTTCCCGACGTGAAAGTGCACAGGCTATCGTCAAAGGTGCGCAGGAGCGCCTCAGCTACACGCAACTTACGGCAGCACAGGATGGCGTGATCACGACGGTTAGCGTGAACCCCGGTCAGGTGGTGAGCGCCGGGCAGGAGGTGGTCCGGCTGGCTTCGCTTGACGGGCGCGATGCGGTGTTTGATGTGCCGGAGCGTCTGGTCAATCCGTCGCTGCCTTCGCGCGTTATCCGCGTTTCACTGCTGTCTGAACCGAGCGTTCAGGCAGAGGGGCGCGTACGCGATATCAGTCCGCAGGCCGATCCCGTTACGCGAACCTTCAGGGTGAGAGTCACCTTAACCTCGCCACCGGCGGCGATGGTCTTGGGTGCCAGCGTGAACGGTGCGATACAGCAGTCCGACACGGCTGTCATTGAACTTCCCGCGTCTGCGCTCACGCGTCAGGGGGACAAACCTGCGGTTTATGTCGTGAACGTGGAAACTCAGACCGTGCGTTTGCAGCCGGTGACCATCGCGCGCTACAGCGACACGGCGATTTTCGTCGCCGAGGGGCTGAAACAAGGCGACCGCGTGGTGACCGCAGGCGTCAGTAAGCTGCGACCGGATGAAAAAATTCGGCTGGATGAAGAGGGGCGTCGCTAA
- a CDS encoding MipA/OmpV family protein, whose product MNITKMILSTCLSTVALSSAAFAEAAEDVPASFWGDHTDVTVGAVGQNAPRYSGSKDRQARLMPTLTVQRGALYADSSHGIGWQYQSPSGFYFDNAVGYDRGRDDKKSSWRAGSNHLKGMGKIKGSVTTTVTAGYQFAPWLALEASGEFALSERARGNQYRVGAKSTVWQSAEKDDVLALSADMLIGDARFNQTYYGVTQQQSARSGLAAYHAGKGVYGYALGANWTHQFSPAWSTNVAVTSTWLTDKVADSQVVERRNDTGATLAVLYSF is encoded by the coding sequence GTGAACATAACAAAAATGATTTTATCCACCTGTCTGTCTACCGTCGCGCTGTCCAGCGCGGCATTTGCTGAGGCGGCGGAAGATGTACCTGCGTCATTTTGGGGCGACCATACGGACGTTACCGTGGGGGCTGTTGGACAGAATGCACCACGTTACTCGGGGAGCAAAGACCGTCAGGCCCGTTTGATGCCTACCCTGACCGTGCAGCGTGGCGCACTTTATGCGGATTCTTCGCACGGCATCGGCTGGCAATACCAGTCTCCTTCCGGTTTTTATTTCGATAACGCGGTGGGATATGACAGGGGAAGGGATGACAAAAAAAGTAGTTGGCGTGCGGGTTCGAACCACCTGAAAGGCATGGGGAAAATTAAAGGATCGGTAACAACCACCGTCACGGCGGGGTATCAGTTTGCACCCTGGCTGGCGCTGGAGGCGAGTGGCGAATTTGCACTGAGTGAGCGCGCGCGCGGTAATCAGTATCGCGTCGGGGCAAAGAGTACCGTGTGGCAATCAGCAGAAAAGGATGACGTGCTGGCACTGTCGGCGGACATGCTGATAGGGGATGCACGCTTTAACCAAACCTATTACGGCGTGACGCAGCAGCAGAGCGCTCGCTCTGGGTTGGCTGCTTATCATGCGGGAAAAGGCGTCTATGGCTATGCGCTGGGGGCAAACTGGACGCATCAATTTAGTCCCGCGTGGTCAACTAACGTGGCGGTGACGTCAACCTGGCTCACCGACAAGGTAGCGGATAGTCAGGTTGTGGAACGACGCAATGATACGGGCGCCACGTTGGCCGTTCTGTATTCGTTCTGA
- a CDS encoding response regulator transcription factor, with product MAEKRVLIIEDDMDAASVLEAYLRRDGYQVSIASDGQRGLHMALTSKPDLILLDVMLPKMNGSEVLSALRQRSNIPVIMVSAIGDDPERIGALRYGADDYVVKPYNPQEVIARVQAVLRRTGYAIREDAILTFENLSVDPTSVTASIAVSPSDSVFLDLTPTEFNILVTLLKTPNRAFTRGELLEACLPESDALERVVDTHVHNLRKKLNQYNIVNVLVTVRSVGYRFR from the coding sequence ATGGCGGAAAAACGGGTATTGATTATTGAAGACGACATGGATGCAGCCAGCGTGCTAGAAGCCTATCTCCGGCGCGATGGCTATCAGGTGTCTATTGCGTCTGATGGACAACGGGGCCTGCACATGGCGCTGACCAGTAAACCCGACTTGATTCTGCTGGATGTGATGTTGCCGAAGATGAACGGTTCCGAGGTGCTGTCCGCCCTGCGGCAGCGCAGCAATATCCCAGTGATTATGGTTTCAGCCATCGGTGACGACCCGGAAAGAATTGGCGCACTGCGTTACGGTGCGGATGATTATGTCGTCAAACCCTATAATCCGCAGGAGGTGATCGCACGGGTGCAGGCCGTGTTGCGACGAACCGGTTACGCCATCCGGGAAGACGCTATCCTGACATTCGAAAATCTCTCGGTTGATCCGACCTCCGTGACGGCCAGCATTGCGGTATCGCCATCAGACTCCGTCTTTCTCGACCTGACGCCAACCGAGTTCAATATTCTGGTGACGCTGCTCAAAACGCCGAACCGCGCCTTCACTCGGGGAGAATTACTCGAAGCCTGTCTGCCAGAAAGCGACGCGCTGGAACGCGTGGTGGATACCCACGTCCACAACCTGAGAAAAAAACTCAATCAGTACAACATCGTCAATGTGCTCGTCACCGTCCGCTCCGTCGGCTATCGATTCCGGTGA
- a CDS encoding HAMP domain-containing histidine kinase — MKKSLFLSENMSLWRWLCFRIISLLLAAVITIAGLMWLRFAIYSIYIEQHMPDAVRTEFQQFTAQKDYGNPRYQEIINQFYGPEAFAPNIASSDWLVLAIMVLIALPTMVVVVLWRARPLSQQFSNIANAARDVAQGKFDTRTQRVEQAPMELITLADDFNNMTAQLERYERELRESSAALAHELRTPLNAAMGRVQGMMDDVFPQDKSQLAMVIKQLEQLNHVIQDLHVLSLARAGQLPLVHTPFYFDELITERLTWYRPQLEQAGFQIHVDIEQSDFCIADRERLGQVFSILIENALSYASDGRYLAIEVREIAVRESAPCWQITVADRGPGIEPESLPLLFDRFWRAEHSRGRHSGGSGLGLSIASAIITAHGGTIKAESHAKSHAERGANGGLVIIMTLPRTA, encoded by the coding sequence ATGAAAAAGTCGCTCTTTCTGTCAGAAAACATGTCGCTGTGGCGCTGGCTGTGCTTTCGCATCATTTCTCTGCTGCTCGCCGCCGTGATCACCATCGCGGGTCTAATGTGGCTGCGCTTTGCCATCTACAGCATCTATATTGAACAACACATGCCGGACGCAGTACGTACTGAATTTCAGCAATTCACTGCACAAAAAGATTACGGTAACCCTCGCTACCAAGAGATTATCAATCAGTTCTATGGCCCAGAAGCCTTCGCCCCTAATATTGCCAGCAGCGACTGGCTGGTGCTCGCGATTATGGTGCTTATCGCTTTACCCACCATGGTGGTTGTGGTGCTATGGCGAGCGCGCCCGCTATCACAGCAATTTTCCAATATCGCCAACGCCGCGCGCGACGTCGCACAGGGGAAATTCGATACCCGCACACAGCGCGTTGAGCAGGCACCGATGGAGTTAATTACGCTGGCGGACGACTTTAACAACATGACCGCACAGTTGGAGCGCTACGAGCGAGAACTGCGCGAATCCAGCGCGGCGTTAGCCCATGAACTGCGTACACCGTTAAATGCGGCGATGGGCCGCGTTCAGGGCATGATGGATGACGTCTTCCCGCAGGATAAATCACAGTTGGCAATGGTCATTAAACAGCTCGAACAGCTCAATCACGTGATTCAGGATCTACACGTCCTGTCACTGGCCAGAGCCGGACAACTGCCACTGGTGCACACGCCTTTCTACTTCGACGAACTGATCACGGAACGGCTGACGTGGTATCGGCCTCAGTTAGAGCAAGCTGGGTTTCAGATACATGTTGATATCGAACAGAGTGACTTTTGTATTGCCGACCGCGAGAGATTGGGACAGGTGTTCTCTATCCTGATCGAGAATGCCTTAAGCTACGCCAGCGACGGCCGCTATTTGGCGATTGAGGTGCGCGAAATAGCGGTACGAGAAAGCGCACCGTGCTGGCAGATTACCGTTGCCGATCGCGGGCCGGGCATTGAGCCAGAATCATTGCCCCTGCTTTTCGACCGCTTCTGGCGCGCCGAGCATTCACGCGGAAGGCACTCCGGCGGTAGCGGGCTGGGGCTTTCCATCGCGTCGGCCATTATCACCGCACATGGCGGCACGATTAAGGCTGAATCCCATGCAAAAAGTCATGCAGAACGAGGGGCGAACGGTGGATTGGTTATCATCATGACCCTGCCGCGTACGGCATGA
- a CDS encoding transporter substrate-binding domain-containing protein — MKRSLHQVFMAITLISASFFSQAAETQTSTWQHIKQTGELRIGVAQGEPWYFKNPSTGEWDGIGYNIGKELANDLGVKLVTVETTWGNAIAALQTGQIDTMLVLDPTEERKKAVDFPEQPFFWYAQGVLIRDGIAVTNWDDLNREDVKIGVTLGSSPDLILTKRLPKAQLVRFPNMDEGVAAFYAGRVDALSYFHPALALQQAKVGKGNLILPKPIIEVSTSGAIRKETDQTFHNFLNDEFAKLYKSGKTQHYYEQALKLRGVDVSKVPSVIKEDWK; from the coding sequence ATGAAACGTTCTCTTCACCAGGTATTCATGGCGATAACGCTGATTAGCGCCTCCTTCTTTAGTCAGGCTGCGGAAACGCAAACCTCAACCTGGCAGCACATCAAACAGACCGGTGAATTACGCATCGGCGTGGCACAGGGTGAGCCGTGGTACTTTAAAAATCCCTCGACCGGAGAATGGGACGGCATCGGCTATAACATCGGCAAAGAGCTGGCAAACGATCTGGGGGTAAAACTGGTGACGGTGGAAACCACGTGGGGCAATGCTATCGCTGCCTTACAAACCGGCCAGATCGATACCATGCTGGTGCTCGACCCGACGGAAGAGCGGAAAAAAGCGGTCGATTTTCCTGAGCAGCCTTTCTTTTGGTATGCGCAAGGCGTGCTGATTCGCGATGGTATCGCTGTGACCAACTGGGACGACCTCAATCGGGAAGATGTTAAGATCGGCGTGACGCTGGGTTCCAGCCCGGACCTGATTCTGACCAAACGCCTGCCCAAGGCACAGTTGGTACGTTTCCCGAATATGGATGAAGGCGTAGCGGCGTTTTATGCCGGTCGTGTCGATGCTCTGTCTTACTTCCACCCCGCTCTGGCATTGCAGCAGGCCAAAGTCGGTAAAGGTAATTTGATTCTGCCGAAACCGATTATCGAGGTCAGCACCAGCGGAGCCATCCGTAAAGAAACCGACCAGACCTTCCATAACTTTCTAAATGACGAATTTGCCAAACTGTATAAATCCGGCAAGACGCAGCACTACTATGAGCAGGCGCTCAAATTGCGCGGCGTGGACGTCAGCAAAGTGCCATCGGTCATTAAAGAAGACTGGAAATAA
- a CDS encoding MmgE/PrpD family protein, giving the protein MTHSAVLPLTLCLATFAHRLTIQDIPAALRRKIVLHFIDSLGCGIAGANSQVVRDCARVTRLHYAAGNSPIVDGGAPLAAIGAAFLNAAAINALDYDDGYEVAGRGMGHPGATLVAAALAALGTRPIDGETLICALAAAYEINGRIIQSQQPTQARFQQVYGVCQHESIGAAVAYGLLTGCDAEGVENAIGLAASLTPLPSLHKYNWQQRPLVSFKDYNAPAAESGVRAVELHRGGIIGPRDVLSGEHGFWRMMGSDHFDEAALITGLGEQWALQHASFKAYPACRWIHTALESFERLQHELALLPQDIDVIRVKGSQRLAADFMDTRPQNETDAQFSLPFALACLAHRIPRHRWSADETLANPVLQALADKVHVEVSPELDQLMAQERRPVLQVDVVTQGKVVNGERIAFPLGCAEHPLAESRIMAKFAENLSSRRAPTHVAEATAALSELEHCQDVAALLTPLISVS; this is encoded by the coding sequence ATGACTCACTCTGCCGTATTACCTCTGACGCTGTGTCTGGCGACCTTTGCTCATCGGTTGACGATTCAGGACATTCCCGCGGCATTAAGAAGAAAAATCGTGCTGCATTTTATCGACAGTCTGGGCTGTGGCATTGCTGGCGCAAACAGTCAGGTGGTGCGGGACTGCGCGCGCGTCACCCGCCTGCACTACGCAGCAGGTAACAGCCCAATAGTGGATGGCGGAGCGCCGCTAGCCGCCATCGGCGCGGCATTTTTGAATGCGGCGGCGATCAATGCGCTGGATTACGATGATGGCTATGAGGTTGCTGGGCGCGGCATGGGGCACCCCGGTGCCACACTGGTTGCTGCCGCGCTGGCAGCATTAGGAACGCGCCCGATCGACGGCGAAACGCTGATTTGTGCGCTGGCTGCGGCGTATGAAATCAATGGGCGAATCATTCAGTCTCAGCAACCGACTCAGGCGCGTTTTCAGCAGGTCTATGGCGTGTGCCAGCATGAATCCATCGGGGCGGCGGTAGCCTACGGATTACTGACGGGATGTGATGCCGAAGGAGTAGAGAACGCAATCGGTCTGGCCGCGTCGTTGACGCCGTTGCCCAGCTTACACAAATACAACTGGCAGCAGCGACCGCTGGTGTCTTTCAAGGATTACAACGCCCCTGCGGCGGAATCGGGCGTCCGTGCTGTCGAGCTGCATCGTGGCGGGATTATCGGCCCAAGAGATGTGCTGTCCGGCGAGCACGGGTTCTGGCGCATGATGGGATCTGACCACTTTGATGAAGCGGCATTGATTACCGGTCTGGGAGAACAATGGGCGCTTCAGCACGCCAGTTTCAAAGCGTATCCGGCCTGTCGCTGGATACATACTGCGCTGGAATCCTTCGAGCGCCTACAGCACGAATTGGCGTTATTGCCGCAGGACATCGACGTTATTCGGGTAAAAGGAAGCCAGAGGCTGGCCGCTGATTTTATGGATACGCGACCGCAAAATGAAACGGATGCACAGTTCAGCCTGCCGTTTGCGCTGGCCTGTCTTGCCCACCGTATTCCGCGCCATCGCTGGAGTGCCGATGAGACCTTAGCCAACCCGGTGCTTCAAGCGCTGGCTGATAAGGTTCACGTTGAGGTGTCGCCCGAGCTTGACCAGCTTATGGCGCAGGAACGTCGTCCGGTGTTGCAGGTTGATGTTGTTACGCAGGGAAAGGTGGTGAACGGTGAACGCATTGCGTTTCCGCTGGGGTGTGCGGAACATCCGTTAGCGGAAAGCCGCATCATGGCGAAATTTGCGGAGAACCTATCGTCCCGACGTGCCCCAACACATGTTGCGGAGGCAACGGCGGCGTTATCCGAACTTGAGCACTGTCAGGATGTCGCCGCGCTGCTGACCCCGCTAATAAGTGTGTCCTGA
- a CDS encoding amino acid ABC transporter permease, which yields MSYQWDFSAIWPYHQLLLEGLWGTIKIGATSVLIGMVAGMVLAAMKMSPRRLMRLPAVMLIGFYRNTPALVHFFWIYYALPVITPLTFSPFTAAVIALSAQSGAFYAEVYRGAISSIHTGQWEGAKALGMPKSTALRRVILPQALRRMIPPFIERSFELIKSTSLASSLAYSELLYQAMQINSQTYRPLEVYSLVAVMYFTLLLLISLFSQHIEKRLSLADRRLA from the coding sequence ATGTCGTATCAGTGGGATTTTTCCGCCATCTGGCCTTACCACCAGCTACTGCTGGAGGGGCTATGGGGAACAATAAAGATCGGTGCGACCAGCGTCCTGATCGGTATGGTGGCAGGCATGGTTCTCGCCGCGATGAAAATGTCGCCCCGACGACTGATGCGTCTGCCCGCCGTGATGCTGATCGGCTTTTACCGTAATACGCCTGCGCTGGTGCATTTTTTCTGGATTTACTATGCCCTGCCCGTCATTACGCCCTTAACCTTTTCGCCTTTCACCGCTGCCGTGATCGCGCTGTCTGCACAGTCCGGCGCGTTCTACGCCGAAGTCTACCGTGGCGCGATCTCTTCTATTCACACCGGGCAATGGGAAGGCGCAAAAGCGCTGGGGATGCCGAAATCGACCGCGCTGCGACGGGTTATTCTTCCGCAGGCGTTACGCCGGATGATCCCACCCTTTATTGAGCGCTCGTTTGAACTCATCAAATCCACGTCGCTGGCGTCATCACTGGCCTATAGCGAACTGCTTTATCAGGCGATGCAGATCAACAGCCAAACCTACCGACCGCTGGAAGTCTACAGTCTCGTGGCGGTGATGTATTTCACCCTGCTGCTGCTGATTAGCCTGTTCAGTCAACATATTGAGAAACGGCTGTCACTGGCAGACCGTCGACTCGCGTAA
- a CDS encoding amino acid ABC transporter permease, translated as MHYQWDFSLVWHNIPVLLKGLGVTLELWLLAGALGTALGLVLGLFRVFGKRWLSLPARCFVEIFRNTPVLIQLIWFYYAFPVLVGLQFSTFGAAALALTLYSAAYCTEIFRAGLQSIDHGQWEGAKALGMRHSVILRRVVLPQVLRNMLPALTNRMIELAKVTSLASILAVNELMYQGRLLSSTYYRPLEILTVVALLYFVLIWPGSYLAARLERRFRSTP; from the coding sequence ATGCATTATCAATGGGATTTCTCGCTGGTCTGGCACAACATTCCCGTGCTGCTGAAAGGCCTTGGCGTCACGCTCGAACTGTGGTTGCTGGCCGGCGCGCTGGGCACCGCGCTGGGGTTGGTTCTCGGTCTGTTTCGCGTATTTGGCAAACGCTGGCTATCGCTGCCTGCCAGATGCTTTGTCGAAATATTCCGTAATACGCCCGTTCTGATCCAACTGATCTGGTTCTATTACGCCTTTCCGGTTCTGGTTGGTTTGCAGTTCAGTACGTTTGGCGCCGCCGCGCTGGCACTGACGCTCTATAGCGCGGCGTACTGTACGGAGATTTTCCGTGCCGGGCTGCAATCCATCGATCACGGGCAGTGGGAAGGCGCGAAAGCGCTGGGGATGCGTCACTCGGTCATTTTGCGGCGTGTGGTTCTGCCTCAGGTACTGCGTAACATGCTGCCCGCCTTAACCAACCGGATGATCGAGCTGGCTAAAGTCACCTCGCTGGCCTCGATACTGGCCGTCAATGAACTGATGTACCAAGGGCGACTGCTGAGCAGCACCTATTATCGTCCGCTGGAAATTCTGACGGTGGTGGCACTGCTCTATTTCGTTTTGATCTGGCCGGGGAGCTACCTTGCCGCACGACTTGAACGTCGTTTCCGTTCCACCCCCTAG
- a CDS encoding amino acid ABC transporter ATP-binding protein produces the protein MSEDKVLREDIDLNEDVVLRIRGLQKRFGAVEVLKGIDLDVRRGEKIAIIGGSGSGKSTLLRCLNFMEIPSAGTIELDGVVLGKTDAKGQRDYPEKQLCAVRERVGMVFQQFNLFPHLTVLENVREALLSVKKMPRHDADNIAKAQLEKVGLGNKQEARPASLSGGQQQRVAIARALAMSPEIMLFDEPTSSLDPELVGEVLHTIRALAEEGRTLLLVTHELGFAYHFADRVIFIENGVIHEMGSAEQVLKNPQQPRTQAFLARFAERSF, from the coding sequence ATGAGTGAAGATAAAGTTCTGCGTGAAGATATAGACCTGAATGAGGATGTCGTTCTGCGCATCCGCGGACTCCAGAAGCGCTTCGGTGCCGTTGAGGTATTGAAAGGTATCGATCTGGATGTGCGGCGCGGTGAAAAAATCGCCATCATCGGCGGCAGCGGTTCGGGGAAAAGTACGCTGCTGCGCTGCCTGAATTTCATGGAGATCCCCAGCGCTGGCACCATCGAACTGGATGGTGTGGTTCTGGGGAAAACGGATGCCAAAGGCCAGCGTGATTACCCGGAAAAACAGCTGTGCGCCGTGCGGGAACGCGTAGGGATGGTGTTTCAGCAATTCAATCTGTTTCCCCACCTGACCGTGCTGGAGAATGTGCGTGAAGCACTGCTGTCGGTAAAGAAAATGCCACGGCATGACGCGGATAACATCGCCAAAGCACAGTTGGAAAAAGTCGGGCTGGGCAATAAGCAAGAGGCTCGTCCCGCCAGCCTGTCCGGCGGGCAACAGCAGCGCGTGGCGATTGCCCGTGCGCTGGCGATGTCGCCGGAGATCATGCTGTTCGATGAACCCACCTCATCGCTGGATCCAGAACTGGTGGGCGAAGTGCTGCACACAATCCGGGCGCTCGCGGAGGAAGGCCGCACGCTGCTGCTGGTCACGCATGAACTGGGATTTGCCTATCACTTCGCCGACCGCGTCATCTTTATCGAGAATGGCGTGATCCATGAAATGGGCAGCGCCGAACAGGTGCTCAAAAATCCGCAGCAACCTCGTACGCAAGCCTTCCTTGCTCGCTTTGCCGAGCGATCCTTTTAG
- a CDS encoding aminotransferase class IV encodes MQPTLSSQSSQAYLQDPRNNDVQVYVNGEFVHRDNAVVSIFDSGYVCGDGVWEGLRLVNGRLIALEVHLDRLFEGAATIQLDIGHSREALTDILYKTLAVNGMTDGAHIRLMITRGKKHTPNQDPRFIIGGATIVCVAEYKVVDIAAKKRGLALFTSTYRTSTPDVFDLRLNSHSRLNLIQALLQALQAGADEALMLDPHGFVASCNSTNFFIVRRGELWTSSGCYCFNGITRQTLINLAEANGLKVRAQDFTLAEALTADEAFVTGTLAGITPVKALDGRPFNPEHRPVTEQLSRWYEAYLHA; translated from the coding sequence ATGCAACCCACATTATCCAGCCAGAGCAGTCAGGCTTATTTGCAAGATCCACGTAACAACGACGTACAGGTGTATGTGAATGGGGAATTTGTTCATCGCGATAACGCGGTGGTGTCGATCTTTGATTCCGGTTACGTGTGCGGTGACGGCGTATGGGAAGGATTGCGTTTGGTTAACGGCCGCCTGATTGCGCTGGAGGTGCATCTGGATCGCCTGTTTGAGGGTGCCGCCACGATCCAGTTAGATATCGGCCATAGCCGGGAGGCGCTGACCGATATTCTCTACAAGACATTGGCCGTCAACGGCATGACCGATGGCGCGCATATCCGCCTGATGATTACCCGTGGGAAAAAGCATACGCCAAATCAGGATCCCCGCTTCATCATCGGCGGCGCAACCATCGTGTGCGTGGCGGAGTACAAAGTCGTCGATATCGCAGCGAAAAAACGCGGACTGGCGCTGTTTACCTCCACTTACCGCACCAGCACGCCAGACGTCTTCGATCTGCGGCTGAATTCGCACAGTCGCCTCAATCTTATTCAGGCACTGCTACAGGCGTTGCAGGCCGGTGCCGATGAGGCGCTGATGCTGGATCCACACGGTTTTGTCGCCAGCTGTAACTCCACCAACTTTTTTATCGTCCGCCGCGGTGAACTGTGGACGTCATCGGGATGTTACTGCTTCAACGGCATTACCCGCCAGACCCTTATCAACCTCGCAGAGGCCAACGGGCTGAAGGTCAGGGCTCAGGATTTTACGCTGGCAGAAGCCCTCACCGCCGATGAAGCCTTTGTCACCGGCACGCTGGCGGGCATCACCCCAGTAAAAGCGCTGGATGGCCGCCCGTTTAACCCCGAACACCGCCCGGTGACCGAACAGCTCAGCCGCTGGTATGAGGCGTATCTGCACGCGTAG
- a CDS encoding haloacid dehalogenase-like hydrolase, translating to MKCALIYDFDGTLAEGDCAQHGLMPALGIDDVASFWQSVKQRAKNDDGDEILSYLGLLAEKASELGSQELTEANLEKHGKSIPLFPGVEGWFERINDYAQQHGLELYHYIISSGLDAMIRGTSIGCKFRDIYACKYHYSPDGKSVTWPAQAINYTTKTQFLFRINKGIPNSWDNAAINKFIEPEDREIPFQKMIYFGDGDTDIPAMKMVRYQGGVSLAVFDNKKWNNQTTQEKVEKLIAEERANYVVPALYNEGSQLDVTVKGLLQLFKRKG from the coding sequence ATGAAATGTGCGTTAATTTATGATTTTGATGGAACTCTAGCAGAAGGTGATTGTGCCCAACACGGACTTATGCCCGCTTTAGGAATTGATGATGTTGCTTCTTTTTGGCAGTCCGTTAAACAACGGGCCAAGAATGATGATGGCGATGAAATATTGTCTTATCTTGGACTTCTTGCTGAGAAAGCAAGTGAACTTGGTTCCCAAGAGTTAACTGAAGCCAACTTGGAAAAACATGGAAAATCAATCCCGCTATTCCCCGGTGTTGAAGGCTGGTTTGAGCGAATAAATGATTATGCTCAACAACACGGTTTGGAATTATATCATTACATAATTTCCAGTGGTTTAGATGCGATGATTAGAGGGACATCCATAGGCTGTAAATTCCGTGATATCTATGCATGTAAATATCATTATTCTCCTGATGGTAAATCCGTTACATGGCCAGCACAAGCAATCAATTACACTACAAAAACTCAATTTTTATTTAGAATAAATAAAGGCATTCCTAACTCATGGGATAATGCAGCCATCAATAAATTTATTGAGCCTGAAGATCGCGAGATCCCTTTCCAAAAAATGATATACTTTGGAGATGGAGACACAGACATTCCAGCAATGAAAATGGTTCGATATCAAGGCGGAGTTTCTTTGGCTGTATTTGACAATAAAAAATGGAATAATCAGACTACGCAAGAAAAAGTTGAGAAGTTAATCGCTGAAGAGAGAGCTAATTATGTTGTTCCTGCTTTGTATAATGAGGGGAGTCAATTGGATGTTACAGTAAAAGGACTGTTACAATTATTTAAGAGAAAGGGATAG